Sequence from the Miscanthus floridulus cultivar M001 chromosome 16, ASM1932011v1, whole genome shotgun sequence genome:
gtatcgcccgaccccaaggccacaggctccatctcgcccgaccccttaggtttGTGCTCCATCTCACCTAACCCTAAGGTCACGGGCTCCAACACGGGTTCCATGTTGTCCGATGGTGACCCACTACCAGCGAGTCTTCTTAGGGGCTAGGCGCCAATATCCCTCTAACGTGCCTCCACGGCCTTCGCCAGTCCTCCCCACGGAGGTGGGGCACCCGTATCCACTTTGCGTGCCTCCGCGGCTTTTTCCAGTCCTCCACATGGAGGCTGGGCACCTAAATCCTACTTGGTTACCCTACACAGTACAACAAACTGAGGGGGAAAACACCAAAGTTCTAATAACAACCCACCTCCATGGCACAATGGGTACATGAATTACAAAGCAAAGTCAAGCTTTCATTAAGCTAAAAACATAAGCCCCTGGCTTTTACAAATATCACGCGAAACATGTGTGAACAACCCCTTCCCTTCATGGCTTCATAGAAGTCCTAAAggagctcgggggctcctgttgggttcataaatccagggtccccaatggacccgcttccctacaaaaccTAGCTCAGCAGGCAGCGCAACGACAACATGCGCCTAGGCtggcccagatacataatgacagaCCGAGACAACAATCCGGTCcctgactagaaggcctagccaaggtgaGACCACAGTCTGACTCTGACCCCCTTCTCTGACCGAGGATACGTCGGACCTCTGCTCGTTGCTCTTTCCTGATTGACACGATCAGGACCGACTGGGAATGactgaccagggacgcccgctcagtgtgGGCCCAAGaagcaggcggagcagataaaggtaaggcactcaagtcaatcaCAATACCGAGAActgtaccctgccatgccctacgCACCTACAGGACAGTGCCATCAGGGCATGttaggcgaacacggtagagcctgccaaaCGCGTTAGAGAATAAACAATATTATGGGTGCCATCGTTTGCCATACCAAGCcaacatggtagagcctgccagatgtgtctgaacataaatagtattgtgggcaccgatgaCCATTCCGTACCtgatggtgtgggcaacaagactaggcagcacacgtatacactctctatctttttctctaacttgtaaggccatcgccttcaactataaaaggggatgagctctctcctaaaaaccCCCTCCAAAAACTAGTTGACTCGACAGCTCAATAGCTCTATGACGCGACAGCTACATAGTCTACATGCTCTTAACAGCTGATAAGCTCGGACAcatagagcatacgttccaatacttagcgcacgtttgagCATCCGTCACGCTCTTCTACTCGGTTCAGAGTCCAactgggcctctaacacccccttctcattccttactcatttgtaaccctacaacaaacttcgagcacctagggccTGTTGCTTGAACCAATATAAAttctgtcattgagtgctaggccacatccgatcataatgcacggcaaaactacaaatatttacttgttggtcacttttcgcatcgACAGTTAGTCTATTAACAGGTATGTTTAGATCCACTGGTACTAATTTTTAGCTGCTAACTATTAGCACTAGAGAATCCAAACATATCCTAAGTCGGATTAGATTGTCCTTCGTTCACACAATAGCTAATCCATATACATCTTCCATCAGACTCCACAAGCTTCAAACCCTGCTTATTACTACTAATCTGTCTACTTGGCATCCCTAGCAAAGACTGTAGAAGGTTCAAAACCTGCTGATTAATGTTAATCAGCCTACTTGTCATCCCTAGCGAGAGAGATGGGTCCTTGTCAGTTCCCAGTTACCACTTGGGTTGCTAGCATGCCATGTGTGCACAACCCAGCTACACACTAATTGAAAAAATTTGTTATCAAGCAACACATATAGAGGACATTATAGTGATAATCAGCCCTTAATCAAACATGAATCATATAATCTGCTCCTTAGGAATGTCAAAACAGCCAGCAGATAAATTTCAAATTTGGCCACTACCATTATCCTTTTTATTATACCCCTATTTATTTttagatcttgacaaatctccgGGATTAAAGCCTTGTTTGGTTGGGTTGTGGCTTTTGTAAAAGCTGTTGTGAGCTGTGACTTTTGCAAAAGCTGAAAGCCTGTTTGGTTCAGCAGATGTGGCTTTTGAAAAAGCTACCGTCAGCTTCTCTCACTTACGAGCGGACCCCGCCTATTAGCCTCACCACATCCGTCTTCTTCCTCTAGACAGATTTTGACGTGTGCAGCAGAGTTGGGCACGTGGGGGCTTGCTGGCCTAGGCTCACCAGAGGGGCCGGGGCATGGCGGCCTGGGTCACCGGAGGGGACACGATGATGCACTAGGGCATCGCTCCGGGAAGGGAGCCGAATCAGCGACCACTGGATTTGGAGGGAAAGGAGCTCGCACTAGCCATGGCAGGGGCATGGGAGGGGAAGGAGCTTGCGTCGGCCATGGGAGGGGCAGGGGAAGGAGCTCACGTCGAAGACTGGGGGCTGCACTGCTCTCGCCCGCGGCGCATCTCGCCGGTGAATGGGGCCGCATCACTCTAGAGACGGGGACTGGACGAGGCCGCACCATGCCGGAGAGGGAGGGACCAATGCAAAGAAGCTGCTCACCAGAGAGGGAGGGGTCACAGCCGGGGAAGCTTCTCGCCAGAGAGGGAGAGGGGTAACCACCGGAGATCGAGAGGGAGGAGCGGCGCGCCGTCCAGATGAGGGACGGGAACGTGGCGGAAGGGAAAGAAAAGTCATGAAGAAAGAAAAAACGAATCGTTACCTTTCGTAGGTGGATAATTTTTCCCCCAAGAACCAGCGAAAACAGGAGATAAGGTGCTTTTGATCTGTACTACGACAAAAGCTGTTTTTGACAAAAGCACCTATGATTTTTGGACCCTTTGGttgagcttttggcttttggggacAAAAGTCACAGCCAAAAGTCTAACCAAACACCACTAAGAAACATACAAAAGCTACGTCAAAACCAAACAATTTTTTTAATCCTCTGACTAATTAGGAGGGCTCTCCAGTTTGCTGTTCTTGTCAAGAGATGTATCCACTTCATCCATAATTCTGAACCCAAGCTCTGACATGTATTGCTTCGCCATCAAGTTTCTGAGTATGATAAATAAATTCAGAGATTTTAGAACCACGCATAGAAACAATGATTTGAAATCATAAGGGAGAGAGCAGcagaaaacagaaaaagaaaccAAAACTGCATCTTGCTAGCCAGCAAACGTTTTTAACACCTTGTTACGAGCTTAGATACTGAATTTCAAAGATCAAAGATGGTAAGCGTTCAACCCAGTGCCAGTAAGAATTTCCAAGATAAATACCAAATGTTCTTTCTCAAGACAAATCAGTACAATCACCAACACTAACCTCGATGTGCACATTGCACATGTGTTGCACTTGCACCCGAGGATGCAAACCACTGAACATGCCAGGAGCCCAAACTATGTTGCCATAGGCTAATGTAGCAATAGCATTTACTTCACTCAACAACTAAAAAAGGGATCATAACATAGTGTAGCCTTGGGAGCATGTTCAATGAACCTCAAACTATTTGCCAACCAAAAAATGTGCATGAAAGAGAACTAATTTTGACCATTGTCTAGTGTGGTTGGTTGATCGTGGTCGTTTTGTTTCTTTTTATGAGTTTTGTGAGTGGTGTGCGTTGGGGAGGGGTTTTCCTAGCCTCCTCCTAGTTTTTGTATATTTTGTATGTACTTCTTTCTTAATGAGATGACATGTAGCTCTACTGCGTTGCTCGACCAAAAAAAATCAACCAAAAAGTCTATCTAGAAATATGGATAGTTACCGATATTTTAACTTTATTAGTTCATACATATTAATACATTTGCACAGCTTCTTTGGGGGCATAACTTTTGTAGAATGTAGCATGCTAAGTGCAAAAGCTAAACTATCCCTATTTTTTTAGTTCCAGGGACCCCTGTCTATTTTGCGTTTCGGCCAGGACAAATTCATGTTTACAGCACTTCATCATAGCCACCCGGGCTTGCCCAAGATATTGCTTAGCAAGATACAGAGACCCCACCAAATACCATCGATACATCACATAAACATAACAGCGAAGATCACAGAAATTACCCTTAGGTTTAGACAATGATGTACCTATATCATGATAGCTTTTACAGAGATCTAAAATTAGCATATAGACAATAAGAACTAAGTATACTAACCTCTCCATCCGACATTCCAGATACTTTTTTTGAGAACAGCCGACATTTTTCATACTGGAATCCTGTAGATTTCAGGCAAGAAAGATAGTCTTTCTTCTCCTGTTTGAACAGTTACTATCACTACTCATGTAACAAGTATACAATGACAGTGGTAACTGATGAAGAAGTTATGTAGCCTTACCAAGTCACACTCATGtaagtgatccaatgtgcatacacCTTTTTCAGGAGGTATATGCCTCGCCCCCCTATTTCCGCCAAAAGCAGCACCTGTTAAAATTCACAAAGTTATTATCGTCAAATAAATATATAATTAAAAAAAGTAAATATACATACGAAGCGATTTTAGGAGCTTAACACATAGATCAATACACCTCATTATCGGCACTCATTTGCTAAAAAAGTTCGGGTTTCGATCAGGATTAATCAAGAGTAAAGGCCTCCAGGAATAAAGTCTGATCTCTAGCAATTGTGTGGACAATGCTCAGCATTGCAACAAAAAAAAGGCACAGGTCAGCGATGTTAGTAGCACGTCTAGCATTAACACAGTTCATTTTGTAATAAGCGCATTATAATTGGTAAGTGCAGTGTACAAAATATATCAATTGAAAGTTTGGTTTGGCATCAGTAAATACCATGTCTGCCTATTTAAAACAATTTACGGGCTGATTAGACAACCTTTTAGTGCATTACTAGAATATCAACAAGTATCACAAAGCCAAACTTTAGAATAGCCAATGCAAGTATTTTTTTACTGTTGTAGTTTGCAAGTTGCAACAACAAACGACCATCGGATGCATGAAGCTCTGAAGATGCATTTGAACAAGAGTGGCCAATGAACTGACATGCCTAGGGCGAACTGGTGAAATTGCACGCCTAGGGCCAACATTTAATCGTTTAAATCACCCACAGGTTACATACATATATAGACATCAAAAGCACTAAAAATCAAGAGGTGGGCATTGTGCAATTGAAGTTTTTAAGTAAATACGAAATCAAGAACAGGGGATTGTGTGCCTTTGGGTGCACGAGTGCAGTGGCAGAGCTGGTGAATTTCCTAGGGTCACCATTAAAAATCGTCTAAATCACCCACAGGTATACCGATCGACAACAATTGTACTAGAAATCAAGAAACTGGGGATTGTGGCATTTGTGCAACTGAAGTTTAAAAGCAAATACGAATACTCAATTACCCAGATATCAAATACCGGCCTGTCCCGCGCGCAACTGGGCAACGCGTGTCCGCCTATCCACCCGGGCAACGCCGGCCGACAAGCGGCAGCCACACGACGGTACGACTGTACGAGAACAGCGCAAGGGTTTGCCCGCGCGGCCGAACCAATTTGCCCGCCTCCTGTGCCAATTCGCCACGCCGCCCGCCTCGATTTGCTAGCTCCGACAACCACCGACACACTGCCCAGGCGAGTCCGCAACAGGAGAGAGGCGAAGGGCACGCCAGGGCCTAGGGCCGGCGGCGCTACAGCGCCTCCCTTTGCTTTTTTTTTTAGCCTCTACTCTGGGTACAGCTGTAGAATCTGTTCATGTACGAACACAATTTTGGGTGtcctggacccacttgtcatagcGAGACATCTCGGCAAATGCGGGAACCTGGACCCACTTGCCATAGGGAGACATCCTGGCAAATGCTGTGAAGTCGTATAAAAACGCAACCTTCCCACCGCACATCAATCAAACCCTAAACCCCTCTGCTCTTCCTCTCGCGCCGCCGCcatgtcgccgccgccgcagccgacaCACACGGTGCCCCGAGAGACGGTGGCCAGCGCCGTCGCCTCCCTCACCAAGTGGATGAAGAAACGCGCCACGGAGGCGCGCCCGAACCTCCTCGCCGACGAGCGCGACGACCTTGTCGTCCTCCAGCTCTCGCTCCGCCGCGTCCCCGCCTCGCGCAGCACCAGGCCACGCCTCCTCCCGCTGCCGCATCCCGTCGTCGGGCACGACGGCGCCTCCGTCTGCGTCATCTCGGACGACCGCCCCAAGTCGCGGTCCCCTCCCTCCTCCGACCTCCTCCACGAGTCCAAGTCGCTCCACCGTCTCCCCGTCTCCGAGGTCATCCCGCTCTCCACACTCCGCACGGACTACCGACCCTACGAGTCGCGGCGCCGCCTCGCGGCCTCCCACGACCTCTTCGTCGCCGACCGCGCCATCCTCCCGCTGCTGCCGCGCGTCCTCGGCAAGGCGTTCTACTCCACCAAGAAGGCTCCGATTGGAGTCGATTTCACCCGCGTCGGATGGCCGGAGCAGGTCCGCAAGGTTCTTGGCTCTGCTTTTCTGTACCTGCGGTCGGGGACCTGCTCGGGGATCAAGGTGGGTAGGCTGGACATGGAGGAAGAGGAGATCGTGGACAATGTGATGGCCGCGGTGGAGGCGGCTGTTGAGAAGGTGCCAAAGAAGTGGGCCAACGTTAGGGCGCTGCATCTGAAGGCTGTGGATTCAGTTGCCCTACCAATTTACCAGGTTGTGCCAGAGTTGGGTATGAAAATCGAGGTTCCTGAAATTGTTGGATCTGGGGAGGTCATTGATGCTGCAGAAGCGGAGACTCACGGGAAGAAGATTGACAAGAAGAAGGCAAATGCTGGTGCCAGTGGAAGAGTGGTATTTGCCAATATTAGTGCCAAGAGGAAGAGGAATAAGAATGATCAGATTGAGGAGGATGTTGTGATGCAGGAAGAAGTCCAGGTGGAGAcagagaaaaagaagaagaggaagagcactgcgGTTTCTGCTGATGACAGCCAGAAGGTTGGCAATAAGGGTAAAGAGAAGGACAAGCGTGGTTTGGAAAATGAAAATGAGGTGAAAGAAGCTAGTTTGGACAACAAGAAGATTAAAAAGGGGAAGACTGGGGaggggaagaaaaagaagaagagcatgAAGCGTGATGGTGAAGTCGGTACTGATGAAATACAGGAAGATAagaagatcaagggggagaaatCGGATGGCAAGACCAAGAAGTTGAGGACCAGGGTAAGAGTATAATGTTACAGTTGATATTACTGTTGGAGGTGCCTGTTCAAATAGTCGATCGACAATGTTCTTCATATTGGCTGGCTGGTTATTCAAAGCATCAATGAATTGAGTTAGTTAATTGTTATCAGCTGGAAGCATTGTCAATGTTCCATGTTGTATCGGTAGGCTTCACTTGAGAAGGCCACCTATCACTTATACCGCACAACTTGGTCCCTCAGAGATTTCTTCTGAAGTTGTTTCTTCAGGTTTTGCTAGCTTAGTAGCTCAAGCCTTTGCGTTATAGAGGTATGGCAAAACTGTTTCTTGCTAGTACTATGTACTTCGCTCGACTCGCAACAATTTTGTGTTGATTTTCTTAGAATATGCTTATGTTGTCCTGCCCTCTCTGAAGCCATCTGTCTCCTCAATAACCATGGTTCTATCTGGGATTTTAGGCTGCATTATTTGCATTATCAGACTTGTACGCATTTTCTCTCACCATGTCACTGTTGTCCAGATTTAAGCCAGTTATGTTATCCTCTATACACGTACTATGAACTGTTATGGTCTGTCATCATGATGATTGATGGTATTCTC
This genomic interval carries:
- the LOC136512390 gene encoding uncharacterized protein — translated: MSPPPQPTHTVPRETVASAVASLTKWMKKRATEARPNLLADERDDLVVLQLSLRRVPASRSTRPRLLPLPHPVVGHDGASVCVISDDRPKSRSPPSSDLLHESKSLHRLPVSEVIPLSTLRTDYRPYESRRRLAASHDLFVADRAILPLLPRVLGKAFYSTKKAPIGVDFTRVGWPEQVRKVLGSAFLYLRSGTCSGIKVGRLDMEEEEIVDNVMAAVEAAVEKVPKKWANVRALHLKAVDSVALPIYQVVPELGMKIEVPEIVGSGEVIDAAEAETHGKKIDKKKANAGASGRVVFANISAKRKRNKNDQIEEDVVMQEEVQVETEKKKKRKSTAVSADDSQKVGNKGKEKDKRGLENENEVKEASLDNKKIKKGKTGEGKKKKKSMKRDGEVGTDEIQEDKKIKGEKSDGKTKKLRTRVRV